In one window of Primulina tabacum isolate GXHZ01 chromosome 8, ASM2559414v2, whole genome shotgun sequence DNA:
- the LOC142553150 gene encoding uncharacterized protein LOC142553150, translating to MGQILEKFQGEGWKERKIRGITDRVFDRVNHQDTDTASLTFEELYIAVLLVYNDINKRLPGPHFDPPTEEQVKSLMLESDINLDGELDRAEFVNFILHVTRDTFVTVSRGLIITLVAAPTLALLTKRTTENVPRVGKVVQKIPNSVYASLVTVVLVALQQTAEKV from the exons ATGGGACAGATTCTTGAGAAATTCCAAG GGGAGGGTTGGAAAGAAAGGAAGATTCGGGGGATAACTGACAGAGTTTTTGATCGTGTGAACCACCAGGATACTGACACGGCTAGTCTAACGTTTGAGGAGCTTTATATTGCTGTGTTACTCGTATACAA TGACATTAATAAGCGGTTGCCTGGTCCACATTTCGACCCCCCCACAGAGGAACAAGTAAAAAGTCTGATGCTG GAGAGTGATATCAATCTTGATGGTGAACTCGACCGGGCAGAATTCGTTAATTTCATCCTGCACGTAACAAGAGATACATTCGTGACTGTGAGCCGGGGATTGATCATTACTTTGGTTGCAGCTCCAACTTTGGCTTTGTTAACTAAAAGGACAACAGAGAATGTCCCCAGAGTCGGCAAGGTGGTGCAGAAAATACCCAACTCTGTCTACGCATCACTCGTGACCGTTGTGCTCGTTGCATTACAACAAACTGCAGAGAAGGTGTAA